In Candidatus Delongbacteria bacterium, the genomic stretch ATTGGAAGGCTGGACTTGCTTGCTTACATTGCCGCCCGGTGATCTCAGGGCCATTACCCCATGCAGGTAACGGTCCTTTTTATTCCAGCAAGGAGAATCATGGGCACCCATTACATCACGCGCAAGGGCTATGAGCGACTGCACGAACAGTTGGCCGAACTGCGCGCCGAGCAGCCACTGGTCCGCGACCGGATCGCCGTGGCGCGCGAATTGGGCGACCTTTCCGAGAACGCCGAGTATCACGCGGCGCGCGAGGAAATGACCATGTTGATGTACAAGATCGACTCGCTGGAAGCCAAGATCAATTCCTGCCGCATCGTCGAGGAGGAGGAGATCGACATCAGCAGCGTGCGCTTCTTCACCAAGGTCACCCTGATGGACCTCAAGCAGAAGAAGGAAAAGGTGTTCAAGCTGGTCTCCGCCGAGGACATGGACATCGCCAGCGGGCGCATCTCCATCCAGAGCCCGCTGGCCAAGGGCCTGATCGGCAAGAAGGTTGGCGGAAGACCAAGATCACCGTACCCGCAGGCGAGCTCGAGTTCGAGATCCTGAAAATCGAGAAGTACTTCGACCAGCAGGACTGAGCGTCACTCCCCGGTTCGTCCACCAGAACCGGGGCACTCCCGGCCGACCGGACTCCAAGGACATCCCGTGGCCTCACCCTCCGTTTCCCCTCCACGTCCCTGGCTTGCCGGGCGCCTGCAGTTACCCGGTGACAAATCTCTTGGACATCGACTGATTCTGCTGGCCGCACTCAAGACCGGCTCGCTCGTGCTGCGCGGACTTCCCGCCAGCCACGACCTGCAGGCCAGCCTGCGTCTGGTGCAGGCACTGGGTGTGCGCGTGGACGCCCAACCGGGCAGGATCGAACTGCACAGCCCCGGATGGCGTGGGTTGCGGGCGCCCGATTCTCCCATTGATTGCGCCAACAGCGGCACCACTGCCCGACTGGGCCTGGGCCTGCTGGCGGGACTGGGTCTGCCCGCGGTACTCGACGGTGACCCCAGCCTGCGCGCCCGACCGATGGAGCGAGTCTGCCTTCCGTTGCGTTCCATGGGGGCGCGGATCACGGGCGGCCCCGGCCTCCCGCTCCGGCTGGAAGGCGGGCCCTGCATGCCATTCACTACACCCTGCCCGTGGCCAGCGCCAGCTCAAGAGCGCGATCCTGCTGGCCGGTCTGTTCGCCCAGGGCGGACCCGCGTGACGGAATTACACCCCCTCGCGCGATCACACCGAACGCCTGCTGGATCTGGAATCGGTCTCTCCACGGACGCCCCAGGTCGCTGCCTGTGTGTGACACGCGCCAATCTGGACACGCTCTGCGCGCGGCTGCCGGAGGGATCGAGGTGCCCGGAGATCCCAGCAGCGCCTGTTTCATGGTCGCGGCAGCCCTGGGTCTGCCCGATTCCCTGCTGGAAATCCGCGGTCTGCTGCTCAATCCCGGACGGGCTGCGGCTCTCGACTGGCTGCGGAGCGCGGGGCGCGCATGATGAGCCAGATCCAGGAAGAGCGCCTGGGCGAACCGGTGGGCGATCTGATCGTCAGCTACACCCCGCGCCTCAAGGACGCCCGCATCGGGGGCTCTGGTGCCGCAACTGATTGACGGATCCGGCACTGTCCGCCCTGGCCATGCTGCGCGCGGAAGAGCTGTTCGTGGAGGATGCCGCCGAACTGCGGGTCAAGGAAAGTGACCGCATCGCCGAAATCGCCCGGGTCTGCCAGGCCTTCGGCGCCCGGGTGGAGCAGTGGCCCGCCGGGTTCCACCTTGTACCGCCACCGCGCCCGCGGGCCGCCACTCTGGAGTGCGGCCCGGATCACCCCATCGCGATGATGGCCAGCTGATCGCCCTTGGGGCCGATGGCCCCTGCGAGCTGCAGGGGGCGCGACGTGGCCGCGGTGAGCTTTCCGGCCTTCGAGTTCGTGCTGGGAAGTCTGCTGCGGCGTCATCCGGCTCCTGGCAGACTCACCCGCACCATGAGCGATCTCTCCTGCAACTGGGCCTGCTGGGCGCGGGCATCGCACAGCCTGTCGCCCTGGATTCATGGGCAGGCCGCCTTGCGTGCGGGGTGAACCTTGAGTATCACCTGCTTGAAACCACGCCCGAACAACTGCCCGAACGTCTGAAGCAGCTGCGTCACGCGGGATTCGCGGGCCTCAACCTGACCCGGCCGCTCAAGTCGGCCGTGCTGCTCTTGCTGGAGGACCTCACGCCCCTGGCCTCACGGGCCGGCAGCGTGAACCTGCTGGTGCCGGACAGCGCGGCTGGCGCGGCACCAGCAGCGATGGCGCGGGTTTTCTCGAGCCTGCTGCGCGTCCGGGGGCTGGAACCGACACGGGTCCGACTGCTGGGTGCAGGCGGGGCCGCCCGCGCGGTGGCACACGCCCTGCGCGCACGCTGGCCGCAGGTCGAACTGGAACTGTCGGCGCGAAATCCTCGGGCCGCCCGGGAGCTGGCCCAGAGTCTCCGGACCCGCCGTGTGCCATGTGTCGCACGATCAGCTGCCAGGACGGCCCTGGATCTGCTGGTGAATGCCACGCCTGTTGGCATGGCAGGGGGAGGCTGCGCAGGAAGTGCCCTTTCCCTGGCCGGGCTGCGGGATGTGCGCTGCGTTCACGAGCTGGTGTCCGTGCCCTGGAACACACCCTTGATCAAGGCCGCGCGCAAGGCCGGTTGTACAGTGATCGGGGGCGTGGAGATGCTGGTGGCCCAAGCGGCTCCCGCATTTTCGCTCTGGACCGGCAGCGATTTCCCTCTGGCCGCGCTCACCCGCCTGGCCCGCTTGAGGGTGGCGCTGGCCGGGAAGCTCGCGCGACCCGTGGTGCTGGTGGGACTGATGGGCAGCGGCAAGAGCACTCTCGCGCCATTGCTGGGCTCCGCTCTGGGCCTGGAGTGGCTGGATACCGACACGGTACTCGAGCAGCGCCTGGGTGCCCCGATCGCCGAGCTTTTCACCCGTCTGGGCGAGGCGCGTTTCAGGGAGGAAGAACGCCGCGCATTCGTGGAATGCCTGCACCCGGATGGACCCGCCATCATCGCTACCGGCGGGGGCCTGGCCGCCCAACCCGGATTCCTTGGGGAATTCGCCGCCCGGGCCTACTTTGCGCACCTGCATGGGGAACCAGAACTGCTCTGGCAGCGTGCAGGACTGCAGCCCCTGTCCCGTCGTCCGCTGCTGGCGGCCGGAGGATTCGCCGCGCTGGACGCACTGTACGGGCAACGCTTGCCCCACTACCTTGACGCCGAATTCCAGCTTGAGCTGCGGGCCGGTGAGGCTGTGCCGGAGACCATGGATCGCCTGCTGGACGTGCTGGAAACCCCCTTGCTGGAGAGCGTGTGCTGAACCATCGTCCCGCACCCTACTGTCTGCTGGACTACCGTGTGCGCCGCACGGACGACGTACGACTGCCCGTGACGAGCGAAGCCGTGCTCTACGGCGACAGCCTGTTCTCGACACTCTCGGTGCTCGAAGGCGTGCCCGTGTTTCTGGATGCTCACATCCGGCGACTGAACTTCAGTGCCCGGGAGCTGGGCTATCGCACGCGCCTGGATCCCAACCGGATGCGGATGGCGCTGGACAACCTCATCGCCGGGGACCGGGCCGACCAGGCCCATCTGCGGATCACGCTGTTCAATCCCGGCGAGAATGAACCGGGCGTTCCCGAACACCTGGTGCTGCTGTTTCCCGGAGTGGCCGACCAGATCAATGCCGCCGAACTCTTTCCCGTGAACCGCCGCAATCTCGACGATCTCAGTCGGCACAAGTCGGGCAACTACCTGCTCAACCGGCGGATTTCCCGCCAGCTGACACGCGGCACCGAGGCCCTGTTTCTGGATGAGAAGGGCAACCTGCTGGAGGGCACGCGCAGCAATCTCTTTCTGGCCATCGAGAATCGCCTGCTGACACCCTCGCGCGAGCAGGGGATTCTGCCCGGGATCTGCCGCGGCTGCCTGCTGGGTGACCTGCAACTGGGTGCACACGCCACCAATCTGGACCTGGAAGCCCTGGAAATGGCCAGTGAAGCCTTCGTCTGCAATTCCGTGCTGGGAATCCAGCCACTCAACCGCATCGGTCAGTTCAGTTTCGGCGAAGCCCCCGGCCCGCTCACTCGCCGGGCGATGGCCTCCCTGGAAACCCAGATCCTGAGCGACATTTCCCGCTGGTTCTGATCGACAGTGTGTCACGCCAGCTGACATCGTTCGTCCCGCGGGACACAATCCGGATGACAACCATGAGCACTCTTCCCCCCTTTCTGCCCGACGCACTGGAACTTGCCGCCCGTCAGGCCCACGCCGAAGGATCCAGCGTGGTGGGTGCCGTACACCTGCTGAACGCCCTGCTGCAGTCCGGAGCCGTGAAACGGGACAAGGGGCTGCGTCGCGCCAGCGTGGAAGCTCTGGCCGCATTGGGGCGTGAACCGGCGAAGGCCCCCGAGGCCGAGCCCGGCGAAGACGTGGAACTGGAACTGGAACCTCGGCTGCAGTCGCTGCTTCAGGAGTGGAGCCGGGGTGCCGACGCTCTGGATCCGCGCAGCCTCCAGCGTCAGTTGCTGGCCCACTGGGACCAGCTGCTCGAAGGCGGGGTGCGGGCCGACAGCGAAGAGGATCAGTCCAGCGAGATGGAGCAGGCCTGGCTCGAGAGTCTGTTCTCGCCCGAACTGGACCTGAACCTGCGCTATGGTCGCACACCCATGGCGGGCCTGCTGGAGTACGAAGAATACCTGCCCGCATTGATGGAGGTGCTGATCCGGCGCTATCGGCAGAACCTGCTGCTCTATGGTCCCAAGGGCAGTGGCCGGCATTCTGTGCTGCGCCGCCTGATCGAGAATTCGGCCGCCGGTCGGGTGCCGACAATCTTCCGCGGACGGCGTTTCGTCGAGTTTTCCGCCGAAGTCTTCCTCAGTGGAGTGGAGGAGCCGGGGGATCTGGTGCGCCGTTTCGAGTTGCTGTCCGAGTACCTCGACCGTCATCCAAACACCGTGCTGGTGACCGACAAGCTGCAGTCCTGGCTGGGCAACGAGAATCCGCTGCTGAATGATTTCGTCCAGCGCCTCTTCGGCATGATGGACACGCGCAGCCACCACATGGTCGTGCTAGAGGACCTTGCGTTCTACAATGCGGTCTACCGCCCCAATCCTGCGCTGGAAGATCTGCTGGCGCCGGTGTACATCGCACCGATGCGCCGCGAGGATGTGATCCAGGTGCTGCGCGAAGTCCGTTCGCGCGTGGAGGACCACTACCAGATTCCCGTGGCCGATGACATTCTGGCCCGGGTGGTCGAACAGGCCGACGAACTGCTGCCCTCTCTGCACTTTCCCCGCAAGGCGCTGGTGCTGCTGGATACCACGCTGGCAATCCTGGCACTCAAGGAACCCACCGACCGCGACTGGGAGAAGGCGCTCTCGCTGGCCCTGGTACGCATCACGGGCCAGGCCCGCAGACACTATCCCGACCTGGAACAGCGTCTGGCCGCGCTGGAGCCCCTGCTGCTGGATCGGGTCATCGGGCAGGAACACGCGATTCACGAGATCTGCCGCAGTCTGCGCTTCCAGAAGAGCGATCTGGATCTCGAACCCGAGCGCCCGGACGGTGTGTATCTGCTGGTGGGCCCCGTGGGTGTGGGCAAGCAGGTGCTGGTCAACGAACTCTCGCTGCAACTGTACGGCCGCAAGCCCTTCGTGATTGACCTGATGGATTTCCAGGAGCCGGAGAGCCTGCT encodes the following:
- a CDS encoding ATP-dependent Clp protease ATP-binding subunit; the protein is MSTLPPFLPDALELAARQAHAEGSSVVGAVHLLNALLQSGAVKRDKGLRRASVEALAALGREPAKAPEAEPGEDVELELEPRLQSLLQEWSRGADALDPRSLQRQLLAHWDQLLEGGVRADSEEDQSSEMEQAWLESLFSPELDLNLRYGRTPMAGLLEYEEYLPALMEVLIRRYRQNLLLYGPKGSGRHSVLRRLIENSAAGRVPTIFRGRRFVEFSAEVFLSGVEEPGDLVRRFELLSEYLDRHPNTVLVTDKLQSWLGNENPLLNDFVQRLFGMMDTRSHHMVVLEDLAFYNAVYRPNPALEDLLAPVYIAPMRREDVIQVLREVRSRVEDHYQIPVADDILARVVEQADELLPSLHFPRKALVLLDTTLAILALKEPTDRDWEKALSLALVRITGQARRHYPDLEQRLAALEPLLLDRVIGQEHAIHEICRSLRFQKSDLDLEPERPDGVYLLVGPVGVGKQVLVNELSLQLYGRKPFVIDLMDFQEPESLLRLTSSPEGQGASLAMALHNMPRSVLLFKNLEYAAEEVLHFLLQCITTGRVRDARGTDSPISELTVVLLSDLVGLSEHRGTMGFVDPEQRDPFSELALREYFSPELLRAVDKTVVFLPLAEEVLMEILRRKLLPELEQRLKRIGHRLVVCEDVIQHIAETGIAEGRNAQTLNSDFRRLLAMPVNEALLASPGQPLYLTTRIENDQIVVDALPLAEKS
- a CDS encoding transcription elongation factor GreA, with the protein product MGTHYITRKGYERLHEQLAELRAEQPLVRDRIAVARELGDLSENAEYHAAREEMTMLMYKIDSLEAKINSCRIVEEEEIDISSVRFFTKVTLMDLKQKKEKVFKLVSAEDMDIASGRISIQSPLAKGLIGKKVGGRPRSPYPQASSSSRS
- a CDS encoding aminotransferase class IV, yielding MLNHRPAPYCLLDYRVRRTDDVRLPVTSEAVLYGDSLFSTLSVLEGVPVFLDAHIRRLNFSARELGYRTRLDPNRMRMALDNLIAGDRADQAHLRITLFNPGENEPGVPEHLVLLFPGVADQINAAELFPVNRRNLDDLSRHKSGNYLLNRRISRQLTRGTEALFLDEKGNLLEGTRSNLFLAIENRLLTPSREQGILPGICRGCLLGDLQLGAHATNLDLEALEMASEAFVCNSVLGIQPLNRIGQFSFGEAPGPLTRRAMASLETQILSDISRWF